Proteins encoded together in one Camelina sativa cultivar DH55 chromosome 9, Cs, whole genome shotgun sequence window:
- the LOC104715243 gene encoding uncharacterized protein LOC104715243, which translates to MEVYIDDMLVKSQHSKDHITHLRQCFDTLNKYGMKLNPAKCTFAVKSGEFLGYLVTRQCIEANPKQIKAIIDLPLPKNAREEKPNQHPSTLQTTDGSCTWTVHPLTLGRELIRLTLPTGEILEQSFRLRFQATNNVAEYEALIVGLRLANGMQIKRIRAFCDSQLIANQFSGEYDTKSEPMDAYLDVVRILSKRFDEFELIKIPRGDNVPADALAALASTSDPDLQRIILVESIDTPSIGKTHTETCLALHQPNKIRTTYRTMRSRRGCEPPSENDVTDWRVEIRAYVADGDVPTDKWARQRLKAKAARYTLMKDHLLRWTALGAMLLCIHGDDTERVMMETHEGAGGNHSGGRALALRIKKHGHYWPIAKAPYPFMRWAMDIIGPPPTSRQKRYILVLTDYFFTKMVEAESYANIKAKDVQLFVWKYIICRHGLPYEIVTDNGSQFISMQFKKFCARWRIKLRKSTLRYPQGNGQAEATNKTILDGLKKRLDAKKGVWADELDGVLWSYRTTPRTSTNQTPFSLAYGMEAMAPAEMLTDRLDELEEERDKALLRIQNYQLAAAKYYNKKVHNRHFDKGDLVLRKVFENTAEPDAVKMGANWEGPYLVLKVVHPSVYELLTMGGEPVPRSWNSMHLKRYYY; encoded by the exons ATGGAAGTCTATATCGACGACATGCTCGTCAAATCACAGCATTCAAAGGATCATATCACTCATCTAAGACAATGCTTCGACACCCTGAACAAGTACGGGATGAAGCTGAACCCGGCCAAATGCACATTTGCAGTTAAATCCGGTGAATTCCTTGGATATCTGGTAACTAGGCAATGCATCGAGGCGAACCCAAAGCAAATTAAAGCGATCATCGATTTACCATTGCCAAAGAATGCCAGAGAG GAGAAGCCGAACCAACACCCATCGACCCTTCAGACGACCGATGGATCCTGCACGTGGACGGTGCATCCTCTCACCTTGGGTCGGGAATTGATTCGACTAACTTTGCCGACCGGAGAAATTTTGGAGCAATCCTTCCGTCTTCGATTCCAGGCAACCAACAACGTCGCCGAGTATGAAGCACTCATTGTCGGGCTTAGGCTCGCCAACGGAATGCAAATCAAGCGAATACGAGCTTTTTGCGACTCTCAACTCATCGCCAACCAGTTCAGCGGTGAGTATGATACCAAAAGCGAACCCATGGACGCTTACCTTGACGTCGTTAGGATTTTGTCCAAACGCTTTGACGAGTTCGAGCTCATCAAAATCCCCAGAGGAGATAACGTCCCGGCCGACGCTTTAGCAGCACTCGCCTCAACGTCGGATCCCGATCTTCAACGAATTATCCTGGTCGAAAGCATTGATACGCCAAGCATAGGTAAAACGCAcaccgaaacatgccttgctCTTCACCAGCCCAACAAAATCCGGACAACCTATCGGACAATGAGGTCACGCCGAGGATGCGAACCTCCATCAGAAAATGACGTGACGGATTGGCGAGTTGAAATCCGTGCATATGTCGCTGACGGCGACGTACCGACAGACAAATGGGCCAGACAAAGATTAAAGGCCAAGGCCGCCCGCTACACCCTGATGAAAGACCATTTACTTCGATGGACGGCGTTAGGAGCCATGTTACTTTGCATACACGGCGATGACACCGAGCGCGTCATGATGGAGACTCACGAGGGAGCTGGAGGAAACCACTCTGGTGGCCGAGCCTTAGCACTACGAATCAAGAAGCATGGTCATTACTGGCCGATTGCGAAAG CTCCTTACCCTTTCATGCGCTGGGCAATGGACATCATTGGCCCGCCACCGACCTCTAGACAGAAGCGGTATATACTCGTCCTCACTGAttattttttcaccaaaatgGTCGAAGCCGAGTCTTACGCCAACATCAAGGCCAAGGACGTCCAACTCTTCGTCTGGAAGTATATAATTTGTCGCCATGGTCTCCCCTACGAAATAGTCACTGACAACGGGTCGCAGTTCATCTCCATGCAATTCAAAAAATTTTGCGCACGGTGGCGAATCAAATTGAGAAAGTCGACGCTGAGGTATCCACAAGGAAACGGCCAGGCTGAAGCAACAAATAAAACCATACTCGATGGCCTGAAGAAAAGATTGGACGCCAAGAAGGGTGTTTGGGCGGATGAACTTGACGGAGTACTCTGGTCCTACCGAACAACCCCGAGGACGTCAACTAACCAAACCCCATTCTCCCTTGCTTATGGGATGGAAGCAATGGCACCCGCTGAG ATGCTCACGGATAGACTCGACGAGTTGGAAGAAGAACGAGACAAGGCGCTCCTACGAATCCAGAACTATCAGCTCGCCGCAGCAAAATATTACAACAAGAAAGTCCACAACCGGCATTTCGACAAAGGGGATCTCGTCCTCCGTAAGGTCTTCGAAAACACTGCCGAGCCAGATGCCGTAAAAATGGGAGCCAATTGGGAAGGCCCATACCTAGTATTAAAGGTCGTTCATCCCAGCGTGTACGAACTCTTGACAATGGGCGGCGAACCAGTGCCGAGGTCTTGGAATTCGATGCATCTAAAGCGCtactactactaa
- the LOC104715244 gene encoding uncharacterized protein LOC104715244, translating into MNLKGFFWGVFESPGPITKSPSPITVESSAQQVTFPPLQQNDKSTKQRRVTTKKLLGFVNGQIPAPAATRVTTVNDVQVTSPNPAYEAWICTDELIKSWLFGTLSEEVLGLVHAMSTSQEVWLSLASSFNRSSVTRECELLRRLNLLNMKDRTFSVYCREFCAICDNLSAIGKQVNESMKVVLFLNGLAREYDPIATVIQSLLSRLPSCRLPLLMMLFLRFLGLTLSCKRMILPLMFLQTWPSKHNEVVLTLVEGEAEVTSQLVVEASLSRLITLVGISPVEQTVFIRFDNSYQSEDAPQALAALQVSDTCGQEWVTDSGSSAHITAATTQLSTATPYNGSKTVMVADGAHLPITHVGSTTLTTSTSSLPLLDVLVYPSMQKSLLSVSKLCDDYPCGVFFDANAVYVIDLQTQKVVTKGPRRKSLYMLENKEFVALFSNRQCDASDMIWHQRLGHANLQVLQHLKNSKAISSNKSSTSLVCGPCQMGKSCQLPFFSSDFSAKEPIDRIHCDLWGPSPVVSVQGFKYYVVFINAFSRYSWLIPLKTKAEFCDVFIVFQKQVENQFGKKIRIFQSDGGGEFMSTRF; encoded by the exons ATGAACCTGAAGGGATTCTTCTGGGGAGTTTTTGAGAGTCCAGGTCCAATAACAAAGAGTCCAAGCCCAATAACAGTTGAAAGTTCAGCCCAGCAAGTCACTTTCCCTCCTCTGCAGCAAAATGACAAAAGTACAAAACAGAGGAGAGTGACGACGAAG AAGCTGCTTGGTTTCGTCAATGGTCAGATTCCAGCTCCTGCAGCTACTCGTGTCACCACTGTCAACGATGTTCAAGTCACAAGCCCAAATCCGGCGTATGAAGCTTGGATCTGCACTGATGAGCTTATCAAGTCATGGTTGTTTGGAACCCTCTCCGAAGAGGTTCTTGGTCTCGTTCATGCTATGTCTACGTCTCAAGAGGTATGGCTCTCCCTTGCGTCTAGTTTCAACAGAAGTTCTGTGACTAGAGAATGTGAGCTGTTGCGTCGTCTTAATCTTCTGAACATGAAAGATAGGACCTTTTCAGTCTATTGTCGTGAGTTTTGTGCTATCTGTGATAATCTTAGTGCGATTGGAAAGCAAGTCAATGAGTCCATGAAGgttgttttgttcttgaatgGATTGGCTAGAGAATATGACCCTATTGCTACTGTTATCCAAAGTTTGTTGTCTCGTTTGCCGTCNTGCCGTCTCCCACTTTTAATGATGTTGTTCTTGAGGTTTCTGGGTTTGACTCTAAGCTGCAAACGTATGATACTGCCTCTGATGTTTCTCCAAACCTGGCCTTCCAAACACAACGAGGTGGTACTAACTCTCGTGGAAGGGGAGGCAGAGGTAACTTCTCAACTCGTGGTTGAGGCTTCTCTCAGCAGGTTAATAACTCTGGTTGGAATCAGTCCGGTGGAGCAAACAGTGTTCATCCG GTTTGATAACTCCTATCAGAGTGAGGATGCTCCACAAGCTCTTGCTGCGCTTCAGGTTTCAGACACTTGTGGTCAAGAGTGGGTTACAGACTCTGGTTCCTCTGCTCACATCACTGCTGCAACTACTCAGTTATCAACCGCTACACCATATAATGGTTCTAAAACAGTGATGGTAGCTGATGGAGCCCATCTCCCGATTACGCATGTTGGTTCTACAACACTCACCACTTCTACAAGTAGTCTTCCTCTCTTAGATGTTCTTGTTTATCCATCAATGCAGAAGTCATTACTATCAGTGTCAAAGTTATGTGATGACTATCCTTGTGGTGTGTTTTTTGATGCTAATGCTGTGTATGTGATTGACCTACAAACTCAGAAAGTGGTGACAAAAGGACCTCGTCGTAAGAGTCTTTATATGTTGGAGAATAAGGAGTTTGTGGCATTATTTTCAAATCGACAGTGTGATGCTAGTGATATGATCTGGCACCAACGTCTAGGACATGCAAATCTTCAAGTTCTCCAACACCTCAAAAACAGCAAGGCAATATCATCTAATAAGAGCAGCACATCTCTCGTTTGTGGACCTTGCCAGATGGGAAAGAGTTGTCAATTACCGTTTTTTAGTTCTGATTTTAGTGCAAAGGAACCTATTGATCGAATtcattgtgatctttggggaCCATCTCCAGTTGTATCAGTTCAAGGGTTTAAATACTATGTTGTTTTCATTAATGCATTCTCTCGATATTCATGGTTAATTCCGTTGAAAACGAAGGCTGAGTTTTGTGATGTGTTCATAGTATTTCAAAAACAAGTTGAAAATCAATTTGGTAAGAAGATCAGGATTTTTCAGAGTGACGGAGGTGGAGAATTTATGAGCACAAGATTTTGA